A genome region from Triticum aestivum cultivar Chinese Spring chromosome 2B, IWGSC CS RefSeq v2.1, whole genome shotgun sequence includes the following:
- the LOC123046464 gene encoding cinnamyl alcohol dehydrogenase 7, translated as MAPTATTTTAAAEQQQHPRKAVGLAAHDASGHLSPIRIPRRNTGDDDVAIKVLYCGICHSDLHTIKNDWKNAIYPVVPGHEIAGVVKEVGKNVAGFAAGDRVGVGCMVNACRACESCEDGAENYCARVVLTYNSRDRDGAVTRGGYSDLVVADARFVVRFPDALPLDAAAPLLCAGATVYAPMRRHGLGAPGSHVGVIGLGGLGHVAVKFARAFGAAKVTVISTSPGKREEALERLGADAFVLSTDAAEMKAAAGTMHGIVNTASAAASLHPYLALLKPHGKMILLGIPDKPLQVSAFALIGGGKTIAGSCMASISETQEMLDFAAEHGVAADVEVIGAGEVNAAMERLAKGYVRYRFVIDVGNTLKAD; from the exons ATGGCGCCTACGGCGACGaccacgacggcggcggcggagcagcagcagcacccgAGGAAGGCGGTGGGGCTCGCGGCGCACGACGCATCCGGTCACCTCTCGCCCATCCGCATCCCCCGAAg GAACACTGGTGATGACGACGTGGCCATAAAGGTGCTCTACTGCGGCATCTGCCACTCCGACCTGCACACCATCAAGAACGACTGGAAGAACGCCATCTACCCGGTCGTCCCCGG GCACGAGATCGCCGGGGTGGTGAAGGAGGTGGGCAAGAACGTGGCGGGGTTCGCGGCCGGGGACAGGGTGGGCGTCGGCTGCATGGTGAACGCCTGCCGGGCCTGCGAGAGCTGCGAGGACGGCGCCGAGAACTACTGCGCCAGGGTCGTCCTCACCTACAACTCCCGCGACAGGGACGGCGCCGTCACCCGCGGCGGCTACTCCGACCTGGTCGTGGCCGACGCGcgcttcgtcgtccgcttccccgACGCCCTGCCGCTCGACGCCGCCGCGCCGCTGCTCTGCGCGGGCGCCACCGTGTACGCCCCCATGCGGCGCCACGGGCTGGGCGCGCCCGGCAGCCACGTGGGCGTGATCGGCCTCGGCGGGCTGGGCCACGTCGCCGTCAAGTTCGCCAGGGCGTTCGGGGCGGCGAAGGTGACCGTGATCAGCACGTCGCCCGGGAAGCGGGAGGAGGCGCTGGAGCGGCTGGGCGCCGACGCGTTCGTCCTCAGCACGGACGCGGCCGAGATGAAGGCCGCAGCGGGCACCATGCACGGCATCGTCAACACGGCGTCCGCCGCCGCGTCCCTGCACCCGTACCTGGCGCTCCTCAAACCCCACGGCAAGATGATCTTGCTCGGCATCCCCGATAAACCTCTACAGGTCTCCGCGTTCGCTCTCATCGGCG GCGGCAAGACAATTGCCGGGAGCTGCATGGCGAGCATCAGCGAGACGCAGGAGATGCTAGACTTCGCCGCCGAGCACGGCGTGGCGGCGGACGTCGAAGTGATCGGCGCCGGGGAGGTGAACGCGGCAATGGAGCGCCTGGCCAAGGGCTACGTCAGGTACCGCTTCGTCATCGACGTCGGCAACACCCTCAAGGCGGATTGA